The genomic DNA catttaagaagccacaaacatgctttgtgaggccactgtgaccagagctaatcagttcatcagtcCAAACAAATGAtcatttgtgccaaattagGGAGTAACTGCGACCAATACATTTGATCTTCGACCATCAAATTCTTATcggttcatccttgagtccaagtgaacatttgtaacAAATTTGAAGACAAAATATACTTAAACTCTCATTATCTTTTTGTCCTGGATACAAATTCacaggttttgtgttttgcattaaaataaatgaattattgtGTTCACTCAGTAAATTAGTCGAACCTCAGGCTGATGTTGTTCTGCAGCGCAAACTGGATCCCATTGACGATCTCAGGAAGCTCTGGCACCATGGCCAACACTGTGACACCGATGAAGTACTGCAAGAAAGAAGCAGCGCACGTCTCAGTACAAAGAAACCTAAGACAGGAGTTAACCCCCCAATACATCATGTACACCAAGCCCCCTCTGGTCTTTAGTCACATTATATCTAACAGATGAGTTTATATCAGTTAATCACATCTCCATAGTGTAAACAACAACGCTCTGTTGTTCCTTTCTACCCCAGGGTTTTAATTCTAAAGGTTTCCATCATCCACAAGCTAAATGTGTCTCGTGAAGCAATGACTCTTTAAATCGGAATCATTTTCAAGCTCCACAGAAATCAAGTGCTGTgttgttgcagatccaggatcacgGCCGCAGCCACATCATGGATCATGATTGCGACAGACACATACCACCATTGCATATCCTTCCACCATGCCTCTATCATTACAATTGTCAACACTGCTATGCCTTCCATGCACCCCCCCTCATCTCTGTCAAACTTTTTCTTTAGCATTAACACTTTAAACACCTCTCCAGTGATgttagacactgtcttttctttttaatgttttaaatatatttttttgctgACATGTAGTTCTGtgcgtcctgggagagggatccctcactgGTGACTCTCCCTaaggtttctgtctttttccacCCTGAAGGTTAAGGACAAAGGATGCGATTTGggttatataaataaagtttgattgactTTAATCCAATACCTTGGAGATGGAGGAATTGGTCAGAATGGGCTTGACGTTCTCTGTGCTGAGGTCCGCGCAACAGGCCATCAGCACCGTGGCAACAATCAGCACTGCCAGAGCCCTCCACCGGGACCAGTGGACCACATGATGACCTcctggtgacacacacacacacacatacacacgcacgcacacgcacacacgccatgagctcatcaacacacacatttaatattCATTTCTCATCTTTGTGTTTAGGGACGTTGGCATGCACAGGCACAACATGACATCAGTGCACCTTTCCCTCTGTGACTACCATGCACAAGCAGGTTAACCAGGTCGGCAACAGGCAGTCAGTAGTTAGGATTATTCCGCATTCCTTCACCACAAATAGAATAACATGCACaccaaccacacacacgcacgcacacacctgTTGTAACCTGGTAGCTGCCAATAATGCTGTCATTAATACAAGAGTTGGCAGCGTGTAGATGGCCAGCAGTGACCTCACCAGTGGGGTGGCAGGTGATGGCGTCCTCTTGTTTATACTGACCATGTGCATGGCCACCATGGCCATCACTGATGTGGATATCATAGATGTGGGAGTGGGTTTTCAGTGTGAAGATGAGGCCGATCAGGTACGCAgcaggcagcagcacagagattGTGTACACCAGAGGCCTGGGATAGATTTTATTAAATTGATAGTTCATCAAAATGTAGCTGAGagttgaaaaactaaaatatatgaAGCACCTGGACTTACTCAATATGGGAGAGAATCAAATGTGGGTCAGTTCGACTCTGAGAACAAAGAATGacaagtttattaaaaaagttaaatattttctAGGATAAATTTACAACAACTGTAAAACAAATTGCCCCTCGGggataataaattaaatcaatcaatcaactgCTGTAAGCATGTTCCTCTTTAAACAGCCGTGGGACCAATTAGATACGGATCTTCACACATGATTCAAACTAATTATTTGTGCCCTTACTGAAACAAAAGGTACTCAGACTTGCTCCAGGCAGTTCTGTAGCTTGAGCTGATCAACAACATGCAATGAGAATATCAGGaagttaaagtttaaagtcaGGAGAAGCTGCCCACCGTGTCGTAGTGACAGTCCTTGCAGATGAAGGGTACGCTGGTATTGTTTGGGATGTTGGTGCAGCTTTCACACACCAGATAACCGAAGGTCTTAGAGAAAAGGGTTGGAGCAAACACACCTGTGGACGAGTGTCACATCACAGGACTCAGATTTGTGTGGCAGTTTGTAGCAGTGTTATATTTTAAAggaagagctgtgtgtgtgtgtgtaagtggcAGCCATACATACCTCCTACGGATATAAAAAGCAAAGCAGAACTGACTCCGGCTGAACGACTGTTGAACCTCTGCTCCCTGTGTTTAATGCCCCCAATGATCATACAGATACCCTGTGCaggtgacagacacacaccaaaaTGTCCATGAGCATCTGCGCATATATTTCAAAAGCTGCGTCTTACAGGAAATGAAATGCACATTAACTGATGCATGCTGGGACATTTGTGTCGTTCTGAGGCACTCACAGGTATGAACAGTATACATCCAAGTAAGGTTCCGGTGAGCGCTGCCTTGACGATCTCTTCGTAGCACTTGTTATTAGCGTGGTAACCCTGTAGCAGAGCTGTGATGTAGAACGTCATCTCTGTGATGGAGCCAAATGTGGCATTCACCACCGCCCCCACTGCAAAGTTACTCTGCGCAGAAATGCTGTGGGAGCATgcacataaaaaagaaataaaaccatCAACACATTAAATGATATACATAGATCCAGGTTTACTAAGATTAAGCATCGTTCCTGCAGGTTTAAGGTCAGAGTCAATTCACCTGGCTATCCCCATGCCGATGTAGTAGGACAGAGGGATGATAGAGGTGATGGCTGTGGCAAACTTGGTCTCTGCACTAAAGTAATTATGATCAGGGTCAGTATAGCCAACAATCAGGGTGATCAATACCAGAGGAAGCAGGTCTGCAGGGAACATGGACTTAAGGAAGATAAATAAACAGTGGACAGAGCAGTACAGCTGTCCCGTTGGGACGGTACCTTGACAAATATCATGATTGATTAGGGATTGAAAATGTAAAGTAGTTGAAAGGTTTAGATACACAATACATTTTGTGAGCACATAATATTTAAATGCAATCTAATGGCAGCCAAGTTAATCCAACAACTAAAAAAAAGGATACTGAGAGCGAAAATGTTGATTCCTTGAACTGTGTATTTGCAGTAATGCACATTAGATGCTTGATAACAGTATAAGACGACTCTGATCTCACAGCTACTTTTCTGGAAAAGAGAACATAATTCATCACACGTTATAGATTCattaaattcaaaacatttcttaatGTAGCACAACTGATATCAGGCCAGTTACCTTATGCTGATGTTTCTAATATTTGTGATTTCTTTTCAAACTTATTTTTGCACGGACAACTTCAAGGTTCCTCTGGATAATCCACATGTGTTGTTATCAGTTTTGATCTGGAAAATGTTTGTAATGAAGCCAATTCACACATGGAGATATCATGGAGGCTATAAAAAAGAAGTGGTTGAAGTTGTTTTGACATTTACGACGATCACAGGAAGGAAGATCATTACACACATTCCTCAACATCAtatctttctcttcctcctgaaTTTCCTTCTGGATCAATAATCTGTCCATGTGACCATTTTACCTTTTCCTGTCTCTGGATCTGGACGTCCTCTGGTGCCATGAGGAGCACTGTGGACAGCGTGCGAGCATTCATCTTGGCTACAGGGATGGTGAAGATCAGCAGCCAGGAGAGCACACAGGCGACGGAGTGGGCCACAGCCAGCACAGGGTAACCCAGGAGCAGCCACACATAGGTGCTGACACGACACTGCAGAGGGAGAATCATTAATAACACCAACTCGTATATTTTGCTCAGTGATTGAGATCATCCAGACTCTCTCACCCAGTGTTTTGAAGCTTTTCTGACAGGTGGTTCTGGGACCGGGATCTCCAAAGAGATGGGAGAAGACACCAAGAGGGGGGCGGAGTCCTTGTCTCGGATCATGTCCTTGCTGTCCTCGGTGTCCCCCTCCTCAGGAATGACGTCACACTTTGGAGGCTTCAGGATGGAACTCTTCATTGCATCATTGGCctgacaaaaatgaaatgagttgTCCAGATACGTCAGCTAAAGTTTCTTATATGAATCTTTACTCTTGTAGCATGTAACAAATATTTCCAAGCTATTGCAGTCATGATATCGGAATACGTGTTCAAAGACAGGATACCTTTTCTATGGACTTTTCAAATGGCCAAATAAAGTACAACGCCAACTTCCAACAAAGTTTACCTGGAAAtagccaaaacaaaaacatcattatGTTCCACATTTAGGGAAATCTGCAATATTCAGAGCCATTTTTTAAGAATACATACCATATGGAGCTCCAAAGATAGTTAGAAACATTATAGGACAAATGAGGAAGTAGATTAAAGATATCCAccatccaaataaaaaaacataaattatgtTCCCAAAGGAAACCGCCAAGcctgaaagagaggagaaatcatgaatacaggtttgtgttttcttttgtaagGAACGTCCTGTTAATCTGAATGCTtgcaaagagagaaatgaaataGAAAGACCTTCTTGAGGCCTAACAACACTTAGATCAGTGTACAGCTCTTTGGTGATGTCTGATCTCTCCCCGATTGGCTTCTCTGTCACGTTGCCCTTCCACTTCCTGAAGCCAAActgcaaaaaacacacacagcaaaacatACTATAGATTACACAGTTGAATGTTATTGTCAAAGTATATATTTAATCATGAGAACTTTCAGATAAATTAGTTCTATGTAGCTACGCAtcagaatttaaatgaaaatgagaggATGGGAAAaagcagggggaaaaaacaaaaaaaatcaagacccatgaattGGTCAAAAGGTCAAGAAACTAAATCCTGCAATGTAGTAAAGAAAATGGTTTAACTTCAAACAAATGAATCTGTAATCTGTTAAATCTGAGACTCCTTCGTATGATTGAGAGACCAGatcactttttatatttatttgaactCTGCATTATTCCCTCTAAACATACAGGAGCCCCCTGCAAAGCTTCCCCGTCCCACATTCTATTCATCCCAGTCACACTCAAATCCAGAAAACAGTAACACAACCAGGCATTTTCAAAATCCCAGAGTTGAAAAAGGTGAATATCATTGATGTGCAGCAGCGTTCACAACTCACCCTGTAGTTGTTGGCTTCCCTGTGAGCCTCCACCTCATTCTCAGCTCTGATGGTGGTCTTGGTGGTGGCATCATGCCAACCCTCCTCTCCATTCTGTGACGGAGTCGACCGGGCTGAGGTGCCGTGACCTGCAGCAGAAAATCACAAGTGCGAGACTGTTCATCCGGGCGAGACCAGAAACCAGAATCCTTCTACAACTCCTGTTCTCACTATTTTCCCTTCACTTCTCTCCCTCTACATTTGAACATGTCCAAATTCAACGTAAGCAGAAccaaaaacatgcacatacaggaaCGGTGCATTTTGCCATAATAACGCAGCCATttagaatttaaatgttttctttgacaAGTGAAAGGTTTTTCGATGAGAATATGCTCACTTGTTTATTTCCTAGTGTAAACGAATGTGTCACTAACCTCTGTGGATGGTGAGGAAACATTTGGGCGTGTAGTGGTAGAAGTGGGCACCAGAACCATCTGGGGAGGGTGTTGCCATCGTCCCGAGCTCTGGATGCTGGGGGCCAACACAAAGTCTGTCAGTTTGGGACTGTCGTCGTGGAAACCGACGATGCTGTTCAGGATCTACATAGATCTCTGGAAATATCACGGAAGACAGATTcgtacatttgaaaaaaaaaaaaaaaagaacacaatacATAAAGCAATGTTGAGAAATAAAATATGCATTGATCGACACATCTACACAACTGAGATGTTGCGTTCatggtgaggaagaggagcgacatcgaggaaaaacacatttcagccGCGCCATGGAAATGTGTGTGACTAACAAAAACCTGCTGAGAGTCATGCAGAGTGTCCCCGCTCCCCCCACACTGTCAAGTGCTGCCAGCCAAGAATAATCACATTATCAATGCATTGCTCACACgtcacacaaaagaaaataaagtgatgCAGTGCTTTAGAATAAAAGTAACAGTATTCAGTTTTTACTCTGAACTGTCTTATAAATGACAATCTGCAGCTAGTGTCACTTCTCTGATTTTAAAACAGGCACAGTGACAGTTGGAGGTTTGATGGATCATGAGGAGGATTTTTGGAGGCAACTAGAAGTCAAATCTACAGAAAACTGGAGTTGTTAAGGTCAAAGTCTCCTGCATTTGAGTGAGCACTTGACTTTGGCCAAACAGAAGCatttaatgataaaaacattcataaaCGTGGCTGAGGAACAATTAGTCAGAACAGGCTGCTTTAAACCTTCTTCTTCCTAATGACCCAAACTAACATGatgtataacacacacacacacacacacacacacatacacatacaataAAGTTGTGATCATCACAAGGAAATAACCAAGATCCTCTGCTCCTGCCTGTGATTcctgaaaccccccccccccaggactCTTTGAAACTTTGGCAGCAGCAGGTAAGTTTGACGAGCACGCGCTTTCGCCAAATTAAGGTCAAACTAGCACAGAAATAAATTCAAACCTTCGTCCCCCTCTCACCGGGCTAAACCATGAACACCAAGAGCTGCAGTAGACTCACCTGAGGAGTCCTGAGCTGCGGATCTTCTCCGGAGACTGTCCGCATCATCTGGCACCGACGAAGTCTTTCTGTCCGACATGCTGAGTGTTTACTACACGTGTCCAccctgcgtgtgtgcgtgtgtgtgtgtgtctatgtgtgtgtgagcttcttcctctctttataTCCTGATCTGTCACTGGCTGCTTACTGACGCCCTGCAGGGGCGGAGGAGCAGGGTGGAACAGGGGGGGGACGACTCCCAAGTTTAAATTGTATAGTTttttagaatatatataaatttgcACATCATAaacttatgttttattttaagtgaGAGTGAGACTGGTAATCACTTTTTTTAACTATTCAAAACCACTTTGTGCTGGATTTAAAAATCTGACACTTTAGCAaatgtaagaataaaataaagacacagtAGCAGAAAGCTatgagtgttttgttttaattgatactttggtgtatttgttttttttactgtttaaaacCACGACGTAAGggatttttaaatttcacacCCCTCTAGTGCAAGAATCCATAAAGTGCAGAAAGCTGTGAATGCTGCAAAGGTTGATGTTCATCTATCTGAAGTGACAATCACAAATAtgaaggattattttatttacgtaaaaacaacaaaaaatacacTTGCATGGTAAAAAtgacagtaaatgtttttttacacaaaagGCAACACAGACTGGCCCATTGATAAATCTCTTGATGCCTAAGAAAAGACGTACAAAGTCTCAAAAGTAATTCTCATTTGATTTCTTAATAATATTTGGAGGAAACGTTTGGGCAGACATTGCTTCATTACCTCCGCTGAGGAGGTTATTTTTTCACCcccatctgtttgtgtgtttgttagcaggattacgcaaaaactgaTTAATGGATCTTGGACAGTGGGGCCTTGGCAAGGGTTTATGGTCTACTGAGTTTCTGTACATCATTAAATTCATAGCGGAGTGTTCACTATTCCTAACATAAATAATCCTCTTTCATACACATGACAATACATATTAGACAAAGCTCGTTCTCCATTGGCTAAGAGGCATCTAGCACCATCTACTTCAGCATCATTTATCCACTGTGAGAGTAACATGTCAACACAAGGGGATATTTTGGTTACAGCACAAGTACAGTGACAACTTTTTTAATAGCATAATCAACTCTTCCCTTTTTATATATGATGTCAGCAGAGTATCAAGAGATTCGATGTATAAATTTGTACAAATTATACTCTTATTGAGAAGTCTATGAACAGCCTTTGTACAGGAAACGCATTAAGGAAAAAGAGCGACAGAGATGTGGAAGCATTTtgttcagatttaaaaaaaatatttttatgtccATTGCAGTGTAAAAGACAGAGGAGTTTAAATCTggactgaagagaaaaagacacGAAGCCCAGTTTAGACTGAATATTTACAACAGATGAACTAACGTACGAACactgctgtaaaaaaataacccttttaaaaataattgtatAATGTAATATGTAGTTTTTTCTGTAATATACAAAAAGAACgcattcagaaaaaaatgttGACTGCATTAAGTGTTGCACCAGGCAACAGATCATTTCGATGTATCTTAGCTCAGTAACATTTAGTTCTATGAGCTGATTAACATTAAAatcatgtttctgttgctttgctgATGTTAAGAAATCAAAGAACATAAGGACATTTGGGTAATTTAGACAAAAAGTGATGTAAATAACCACAGCGTGAGGTCGGAGTCTTACATATGCGCACACAGATGAATATTACAAAGTTCAAAGTAATTCAAAGTTCAGCAAAGTTGTAGCGGATTTGCTTTGCAAGTGTTTTGTTTGCCTCCTCACTTgcacagattggaagtgaactGTTacctctgtgtatttgtgaccGTGCCTAGAAGCTGTGAAACTGCTGTGAGCTAAACGAGTCAAGCTTGACCTTTTCCTTCAGTTCTTCATGGCTTCAGTTTACATCCCAGTGTGTAAAAACAAACTCTTAAAGAAATCAATCCTTTAGTGACAGTGATATTAGTACTAATAGAGCAGGGGATAGCGGTAAGTACCTCTAGTTAACTGTACATAAACACATATAACTATTGGCTAAATATTGGTGGGAAGAGCGAAACAAACATTAACATATAATACAAGAGAAGACCTGGGTTCAAAAGTATTTGCAGGCAGCCTGTAGTTGTGTGGTTTAATGTATGAGTCGAGGTTTTCTGTATTATGAGAGTAGGTTTTCTAGGATTACAgctcaaaaacaataaatgcagCACCTTTTATTGTGATCTCCAAAATTAGACGAGTGGGTCAAATAGCAATCATGACATTTTGAGTTGAATGTTGAGCTAATAGGGTTTCAAACTAATAATCTATATTGTTTCAAGCCACGAACAGTTTAGCTGCCTCATTTGTATCATCATCATGAAGTTGCCTTTGAAATTCAATTGGACACAAAGTACAAAATTATTCTTTAACTTATtcacaacttgtttttttttttactttatccttttcctttaaaaaaagaagaaaaacaaaatttgaaagaaaataaaaatgaccagCTCAGTTCAGTCTTGAGTCTGGACATTGTTGGTGCACTTTAGTAAGAATTAAGAAGTATCCAGCACTTTTCATAGCTTACTGTCTGTGTACCGCAAAGAGAGAGACGGTACGGAGCTTTAGTCTTAGAAGTCAGAGTCAGCGTCCATAAGCTCCGCTTCCATCAAATTGGTCCGGGAGTGGATGGGCCCATAGCCGACCCTGCGGCCCGCTGGGACCCGAGCCACGTGGGCCAACCTCTCTGACAGCCCGTCGGTGAGATGCACCTCCCGGGGGTAGTGAGATGATCTGCTTGGCTGCCAGGTGGAGGCAGAGGGTGGA from Paralichthys olivaceus isolate ysfri-2021 chromosome 23, ASM2471397v2, whole genome shotgun sequence includes the following:
- the cax1 gene encoding cation/H+ exchanger protein 1 isoform X2, which encodes MSDRKTSSVPDDADSLRRRSAAQDSSEIYVDPEQHRRFPRRQSQTDRLCVGPQHPELGTMATPSPDGSGAHFYHYTPKCFLTIHRGHGTSARSTPSQNGEEGWHDATTKTTIRAENEVEAHREANNYRFGFRKWKGNVTEKPIGERSDITKELYTDLSVVRPQEGLAVSFGNIIYVFLFGWWISLIYFLICPIMFLTIFGAPYGKLCWKLALYFIWPFEKSIEKANDAMKSSILKPPKCDVIPEEGDTEDSKDMIRDKDSAPLLVSSPISLEIPVPEPPVRKASKHWCRVSTYVWLLLGYPVLAVAHSVACVLSWLLIFTIPVAKMNARTLSTVLLMAPEDVQIQRQEKKSSCEIRVVLYCYQASNVHYCKYTVQGINIFALNLLPLVLITLIVGYTDPDHNYFSAETKFATAITSIIPLSYYIGMGIASISAQSNFAVGAVVNATFGSITEMTFYITALLQGYHANNKCYEEIVKAALTGTLLGCILFIPGICMIIGGIKHREQRFNSRSAGVSSALLFISVGGVFAPTLFSKTFGYLVCESCTNIPNNTSVPFICKDCHYDTSRTDPHLILSHIEPLVYTISVLLPAAYLIGLIFTLKTHSHIYDIHISDGHGGHAHGQYKQEDAITCHPTGGHHVVHWSRWRALAVLIVATVLMACCADLSTENVKPILTNSSISKYFIGVTVLAMVPELPEIVNGIQFALQNNISLSLEVGSCIAIQVCMIQIPLLILFNAFYDVGFVLVFSDIHLWASIFSVILVNYIFMDGKCDYFQGTALVVVYLILLALYFFAPSPRSC
- the cax1 gene encoding cation/H+ exchanger protein 1 isoform X4 encodes the protein MSDRKTSSVPDDADSLRRRSAAQDSSEIYVDPEQHRRFPRRQSQTDRLCVGPQHPELGTMATPSPDGSGAHFYHYTPKCFLTIHRGHGTSARSTPSQNGEEGWHDATTKTTIRAENEVEAHREANNYRFGFRKWKGNVTEKPIGERSDITKELYTDLSVVRPQEGLAVSFGNIIYVFLFGWWISLIYFLICPIMFLTIFGAPYGKLCWKLALYFIWPFEKSIEKANDAMKSSILKPPKCDVIPEEGDTEDSKDMIRDKDSAPLLVSSPISLEIPVPEPPVRKASKHWCRVSTYVWLLLGYPVLAVAHSVACVLSWLLIFTIPVAKMNARTLSTVLLMAPEDVQIQRQEKKSSCEIRVVLYCYQASNVHYCKYTVQGINIFALNLLPLVLITLIVGYTDPDHNYFSAETKFATAITSIIPLSYYIGMGIASISAQSNFAVGAVVNATFGSITEMTFYITALLQGYHANNKCYEEIVKAALTGTLLGCILFIPGICMIIGGIKHREQRFNSRSAGVSSALLFISVGGVFAPTLFSKTFGYLVCESCTNIPNNTSVPFICKDCHYDTSRTDPHLILSHIEPLVYTISVLLPAAYLIGLIFTLKTHSHIYDIHISDGHGGHAHGGHHVVHWSRWRALAVLIVATVLMACCADLSTENVKPILTNSSISKYFIGVTVLAMVPELPEIVNGIQFALQNNISLSLEVGSCIAIQVCMIQIPLLILFNAFYDVGFVLVFSDIHLWASIFSVILVNYIFMDGKCDYFQGTALVVVYLILLALYFFAPSPRSC
- the cax1 gene encoding cation/H+ exchanger protein 1 isoform X1, which produces MSDRKTSSVPDDADSLRRRSAAQDSSEIYVDPEQHRRFPRRQSQTDRLCVGPQHPELGTMATPSPDGSGAHFYHYTPKCFLTIHRGHGTSARSTPSQNGEEGWHDATTKTTIRAENEVEAHREANNYRFGFRKWKGNVTEKPIGERSDITKELYTDLSVVRPQEGLAVSFGNIIYVFLFGWWISLIYFLICPIMFLTIFGAPYGKLCWKLALYFIWPFEKSIEKANDAMKSSILKPPKCDVIPEEGDTEDSKDMIRDKDSAPLLVSSPISLEIPVPEPPVRKASKHWCRVSTYVWLLLGYPVLAVAHSVACVLSWLLIFTIPVAKMNARTLSTVLLMAPEDVQIQRQEKKSSCEIRVVLYCYQASNVHYCKYTVQGINIFALNLLPLVLITLIVGYTDPDHNYFSAETKFATAITSIIPLSYYIGMGIASISAQSNFAVGAVVNATFGSITEMTFYITALLQGYHANNKCYEEIVKAALTGTLLGCILFIPGICMIIGGIKHREQRFNSRSAGVSSALLFISVGGVFAPTLFSKTFGYLVCESCTNIPNNTSVPFICKDCHYDTSRTDPHLILSHIEPLVYTISVLLPAAYLIGLIFTLKTHSHIYDIHISDGHGGHAHGQYKQEDAITCHPTGEVTAGHLHAANSCINDSIIGSYQVTTGGHHVVHWSRWRALAVLIVATVLMACCADLSTENVKPILTNSSISKYFIGVTVLAMVPELPEIVNGIQFALQNNISLSLEVGSCIAIQVCMIQIPLLILFNAFYDVGFVLVFSDIHLWASIFSVILVNYIFMDGKCDYFQGTALVVVYLILLALYFFAPSPRSC
- the cax1 gene encoding cation/H+ exchanger protein 1 isoform X3 — encoded protein: MMRTVSGEDPQLRTPQHPELGTMATPSPDGSGAHFYHYTPKCFLTIHRGHGTSARSTPSQNGEEGWHDATTKTTIRAENEVEAHREANNYRFGFRKWKGNVTEKPIGERSDITKELYTDLSVVRPQEGLAVSFGNIIYVFLFGWWISLIYFLICPIMFLTIFGAPYGKLCWKLALYFIWPFEKSIEKANDAMKSSILKPPKCDVIPEEGDTEDSKDMIRDKDSAPLLVSSPISLEIPVPEPPVRKASKHWCRVSTYVWLLLGYPVLAVAHSVACVLSWLLIFTIPVAKMNARTLSTVLLMAPEDVQIQRQEKKSSCEIRVVLYCYQASNVHYCKYTVQGINIFALNLLPLVLITLIVGYTDPDHNYFSAETKFATAITSIIPLSYYIGMGIASISAQSNFAVGAVVNATFGSITEMTFYITALLQGYHANNKCYEEIVKAALTGTLLGCILFIPGICMIIGGIKHREQRFNSRSAGVSSALLFISVGGVFAPTLFSKTFGYLVCESCTNIPNNTSVPFICKDCHYDTSRTDPHLILSHIEPLVYTISVLLPAAYLIGLIFTLKTHSHIYDIHISDGHGGHAHGQYKQEDAITCHPTGEVTAGHLHAANSCINDSIIGSYQVTTGGHHVVHWSRWRALAVLIVATVLMACCADLSTENVKPILTNSSISKYFIGVTVLAMVPELPEIVNGIQFALQNNISLSLEVGSCIAIQVCMIQIPLLILFNAFYDVGFVLVFSDIHLWASIFSVILVNYIFMDGKCDYFQGTALVVVYLILLALYFFAPSPRSC